Proteins from one Streptomyces sp. NBC_00289 genomic window:
- a CDS encoding DNA-directed RNA polymerase subunit alpha — protein MLIAQRPSLTEEVVDEFRSRFVIEPLEPGFGYTLGNSLRRTLLSSIPGAAVTSIRVDGVLHEFTTVPGVKEDVTDLILNIKQLVVSSEHDEPVVMYLRKQGPGLVTAADIAPPAGVEVHNPDLVLATLNGKGKLEMELTVERGRGYVSAVQNKQVGQEIGRIPVDSIYSPVLKVTYKVEATRVEQRTDFDKLIVDVETKQAMRPRDAMASAGKTLVELFGLARELNIDAEGIDMGPSPTDAALAADLALPIEELELTVRSYNCLKREGIHSVGELVARSEADLLDIRNFGAKSIDEVKAKLAGMGLALKDSPPGFDPTAAADAFGADDDADAGFVETEQY, from the coding sequence ATGCTGATCGCTCAGCGTCCCTCGTTGACCGAAGAGGTCGTCGACGAGTTCCGCTCCCGGTTCGTGATCGAGCCGCTGGAGCCGGGCTTCGGTTACACCCTCGGCAACTCTCTTCGCCGCACCCTGCTGTCCTCCATCCCCGGCGCCGCTGTCACCAGCATCCGCGTCGACGGCGTCCTGCACGAGTTCACCACCGTGCCGGGTGTCAAGGAGGACGTCACCGACCTGATCCTCAACATCAAGCAGCTGGTCGTCTCCTCGGAGCACGACGAGCCGGTCGTGATGTACCTGCGCAAGCAGGGCCCGGGTCTGGTCACCGCCGCCGACATCGCGCCCCCGGCCGGTGTCGAGGTGCACAACCCGGACCTCGTCCTGGCCACGCTGAACGGCAAGGGCAAGCTGGAGATGGAGCTGACCGTCGAGCGCGGTCGCGGCTACGTCTCCGCGGTCCAGAACAAGCAGGTGGGTCAGGAGATCGGGCGCATCCCGGTCGACTCGATCTACTCGCCGGTGCTGAAGGTCACGTACAAGGTCGAGGCGACCCGTGTCGAGCAGCGCACCGACTTCGACAAGCTGATCGTCGACGTCGAGACCAAGCAGGCCATGCGTCCGCGTGACGCCATGGCGTCGGCCGGTAAGACCCTGGTCGAGCTGTTCGGTCTGGCGCGTGAGCTCAACATCGACGCCGAGGGCATCGACATGGGCCCCTCGCCCACGGACGCCGCCCTGGCCGCCGATCTCGCGCTGCCGATCGAGGAGCTCGAGCTCACCGTCCGGTCGTACAACTGCCTCAAGCGTGAGGGCATCCACTCCGTGGGTGAGCTCGTCGCCCGCTCCGAGGCCGACCTGCTGGACATCCGCAACTTCGGTGCGAAGTCCATCGACGAGGTCAAGGCGAAGCTGGCCGGCATGGGCCTGGCCCTCAAGGACAGCCCGCCCGGATTCGACCCGACCGCCGCGGCGGACGCGTTCGGCGCCGACGACGACGCGGACGCGGGCTTCGTGGAGACCGAGCAGTACTAG
- the rpsK gene encoding 30S ribosomal protein S11 translates to MPPKGRQGAAKKVRRKEKKNVAHGHAHIKSTFNNTIVSITDPSGNVISWASAGHVGFKGSRKSTPFAAQMAAESAARRAQEHGMRKVDVFVKGPGSGRETAIRSLQATGLEVGSIQDVTPTPHNGCRPPKRRRV, encoded by the coding sequence ATGCCCCCCAAGGGTCGTCAGGGCGCTGCCAAGAAGGTGCGCCGCAAGGAAAAGAAGAACGTCGCTCACGGGCACGCCCACATCAAGAGCACGTTCAACAACACCATCGTCTCGATCACGGACCCCTCGGGCAACGTGATCTCCTGGGCCTCCGCCGGCCACGTCGGCTTCAAGGGCTCGCGCAAGTCCACCCCCTTCGCCGCGCAGATGGCCGCCGAGTCGGCCGCCCGCCGCGCGCAGGAGCACGGCATGCGCAAGGTTGACGTCTTCGTCAAGGGTCCCGGCTCCGGCCGTGAGACCGCGATCCGCTCCCTCCAGGCCACCGGCCTCGAGGTCGGCTCGATCCAGGACGTCACCCCCACCCCGCACAACGGCTGCCGTCCGCCCAAGCGTCGTCGCGTCTGA
- the rpsM gene encoding 30S ribosomal protein S13 — MARVSGVDIPREKRVEVALTYVFGIGRTLSQLTLAETGIDPNTRVRDLSEEQLVAIREYVDSNIKTEGDLRREVQADIRRKVEIGCYQGLRHRRGLPVRGQRTSTNARTRKGPRRAIAGKKKPGKK, encoded by the coding sequence ATGGCACGCGTTTCCGGTGTTGACATCCCGCGCGAAAAGCGCGTGGAGGTCGCCCTGACCTACGTGTTCGGCATCGGCCGGACCCTTTCCCAGCTGACGCTGGCCGAGACCGGCATCGACCCGAACACCCGCGTTCGCGACCTCTCGGAAGAGCAGCTCGTCGCGATTCGTGAGTACGTCGACAGCAACATCAAGACCGAGGGTGACCTCCGCCGTGAGGTCCAGGCCGACATCCGCCGCAAGGTCGAGATCGGCTGCTACCAGGGTCTGCGTCACCGCCGCGGCCTGCCCGTCCGCGGTCAGCGCACCAGCACGAACGCTCGTACCCGCAAGGGCCCGCGTCGCGCCATCGCCGGCAAGAAGAAGCCGGGCAAGAAGTAG
- the rpmJ gene encoding 50S ribosomal protein L36 encodes MKVKPSVKKICDKCRVIRRHGRVMVICENPRHKQRQG; translated from the coding sequence ATGAAGGTCAAGCCGAGCGTCAAGAAGATCTGCGACAAGTGCAGGGTGATCCGCCGTCACGGTCGGGTCATGGTCATCTGCGAGAACCCGCGCCACAAGCAGCGCCAGGGCTGA
- the infA gene encoding translation initiation factor IF-1 — MAKKQGAIEIEGTVVESLPNAMFKVELQNGHQVLAHISGKMRMHYIRILPDDRVVVELSPYDLTRGRIVYRYK, encoded by the coding sequence GTGGCCAAGAAGCAAGGTGCCATCGAGATCGAGGGCACTGTCGTCGAGTCTCTTCCGAACGCCATGTTCAAGGTAGAGCTCCAGAACGGCCACCAGGTCCTGGCGCACATCAGCGGCAAGATGCGTATGCACTACATCCGTATCCTCCCTGACGACCGGGTCGTGGTGGAGTTGTCTCCGTACGACCTGACGCGTGGCCGGATCGTCTACCGCTACAAGTAG
- the map gene encoding type I methionyl aminopeptidase, protein MVQIKSPEQIAKMREAGLVVAAIHAATREAAVPGATTRDLDQVARKVLAEHEAKPNFLGYGGFPATICTSVNEVVVHGIPSDEVVLKDGDVISIDCGAIIDGWHGDAAYTAFVGSGHAPELIELSRVTEESMWAGIAAMKLGNRLVDVSRAIETYIRRQPKPGGGKYGIIEDYGGHGIGTEMHMDPHLLNYVEKRRGKGPKLVPGFCLAIEPMVSLGTPKTKVLEDDWTVITTDGTWSSHWEHSVALTEEGPLVLTAPDGGRAKLAELGITAAPDPLA, encoded by the coding sequence ATGGTGCAGATCAAGTCCCCCGAGCAGATCGCCAAGATGCGTGAGGCGGGGCTGGTCGTTGCCGCCATTCACGCGGCGACCCGTGAGGCCGCCGTGCCCGGGGCCACGACGCGGGATCTGGACCAGGTCGCGCGCAAGGTGCTGGCCGAGCACGAGGCCAAGCCGAACTTCCTCGGCTACGGCGGTTTCCCCGCGACGATCTGCACCTCCGTGAACGAGGTCGTCGTCCACGGCATCCCGTCCGACGAGGTCGTCCTCAAGGACGGGGACGTCATCTCCATCGACTGCGGCGCGATCATCGACGGCTGGCACGGCGACGCCGCCTACACGGCGTTCGTGGGCTCCGGCCACGCACCGGAACTGATCGAGCTGTCCCGGGTCACCGAGGAGTCGATGTGGGCCGGCATCGCCGCGATGAAGCTCGGCAACCGGCTGGTCGACGTCTCCCGTGCCATCGAGACGTACATCCGCCGGCAGCCGAAGCCGGGCGGCGGCAAGTACGGGATCATCGAGGACTACGGCGGCCACGGCATCGGCACCGAGATGCACATGGACCCGCACCTGCTGAACTACGTGGAGAAGCGGCGCGGAAAGGGCCCGAAGCTGGTCCCCGGCTTCTGCCTGGCCATCGAGCCGATGGTCTCCCTGGGCACCCCGAAGACCAAGGTCCTGGAAGACGACTGGACGGTCATCACCACCGACGGCACCTGGTCCTCGCACTGGGAGCACTCCGTCGCCCTGACGGAGGAGGGCCCGCTGGTCCTGACCGCCCCGGACGGCGGCAGGGCGAAGCTGGCGGAGCTGGGTATCACGGCCGCGCCGGATCCCCTCGCTTAA